The following proteins are co-located in the Aggregatibacter aphrophilus ATCC 33389 genome:
- a CDS encoding YbaK/prolyl-tRNA synthetase associated domain-containing protein has protein sequence MSEKTFEKLTALLVQNQARYRVVEHSSAGKSEDVAKIRGTQIGQGAKALVCTLKGNGMKQTILAVLPADQQADLDKIAMHFGAKKASLSSPAEVSVLTDCVFGAIPPFSFHENLLLIADPSLLQRYDELAFNAGTLERSVILNTEDYARIAQPRLVEFIRKD, from the coding sequence ATGTCGGAAAAAACATTTGAAAAACTGACCGCACTTTTAGTCCAAAATCAGGCTCGTTATCGGGTGGTAGAGCATTCGTCGGCAGGCAAATCGGAGGACGTTGCGAAAATTCGCGGTACGCAAATCGGCCAGGGGGCGAAAGCGTTGGTTTGTACTTTGAAAGGCAACGGCATGAAACAAACCATTTTGGCTGTGTTGCCGGCGGATCAACAGGCGGATTTAGACAAAATTGCTATGCATTTTGGCGCAAAGAAAGCCTCTCTATCCAGCCCTGCGGAGGTGTCTGTGCTTACCGATTGCGTATTTGGCGCTATTCCGCCTTTTAGTTTTCATGAGAATTTGTTGCTCATTGCTGATCCGAGTTTATTACAACGTTATGATGAATTGGCATTTAACGCAGGTACGCTCGAACGTTCGGTGATTTTAAACACCGAGGATTATGCGCGCATTGCGCAACCACGGTTGGTAGAATTTATTCGGAAGGATTAA
- a CDS encoding putative periplasmic lipoprotein yields the protein MKKLLLVLAGILTLVACSQPKDIYFNGSEGSHSGLKYDKATKTFGVNQ from the coding sequence ATGAAAAAACTACTTCTTGTCTTGGCAGGCATTTTAACTCTTGTCGCTTGCTCCCAACCGAAAGACATTTACTTCAACGGTTCCGAAGGCTCCCACTCCGGTTTAAAATACGACAAAGCTACGAAGACCTTTGGGGTAAACCAGTAA
- the mepM gene encoding murein DD-endopeptidase MepM yields the protein MQHVKLARDRRKRKSRIKALIFFIALFSIFTGFFLHLNDTASDKLDEVNDPIYSNQPTKSDDAADVQDQFQDILSDDLYPASAYTMSFANEVYHEVQILADTVGITTIDNNATSYDDDVGKDDEVEEVKTHDELDDLDKLPDDAKDAVTNILDVADQAIRIKDQFSHTVVKGDTLKDVLELSGLDADTSQQLIASYPELKHLQAGQQFYWILNNDGDLEYLNWLVSQKKEHIYELQANGRFKRQIVEKKSVWKREVLRGEMESSFVNSLKKLGLDNRQIYQLFSALQWQVSLKQLKKGTKISVLVSREYLEGKLTGQGNVDAIHIISDGKSYYAIQASNGRYYNRQGETLGKGFSRYPLQRQARISSPFNPRRRHPITGRIAPHKGVDFAMPTGTPVIAPADGTVEKIAYQAYGAGRYIVIRHSREYQTVYMHLSRPLVKVGQTVKKGERIALSGNTGGSTGPHLHYEFHINGRPVNPLTVKLPGGSSGMDTAERKAFLVKANEAERLLK from the coding sequence GTGCAACACGTAAAACTAGCAAGAGATCGTCGTAAGAGAAAATCGCGCATTAAAGCGCTTATTTTCTTTATTGCGCTTTTCTCTATTTTTACTGGTTTTTTCCTACATTTAAATGATACCGCTTCTGACAAACTTGACGAAGTCAATGATCCGATTTATTCCAATCAGCCGACAAAAAGCGATGATGCCGCTGATGTGCAAGACCAATTCCAAGATATTTTATCCGATGATCTTTATCCTGCCTCTGCTTATACCATGTCATTTGCAAACGAGGTGTATCACGAAGTACAAATCTTAGCTGACACTGTTGGCATTACCACCATTGATAATAATGCGACATCTTATGATGATGACGTCGGCAAAGATGACGAAGTGGAAGAAGTGAAAACCCATGATGAGCTCGATGATTTGGATAAACTACCGGATGACGCAAAAGATGCGGTAACTAATATTTTAGATGTAGCGGATCAGGCTATTCGTATTAAAGATCAATTCAGTCACACCGTAGTGAAGGGCGATACGTTAAAAGACGTATTGGAATTATCCGGTTTGGATGCAGACACTAGCCAGCAGTTAATTGCCTCTTATCCCGAATTGAAACACTTGCAGGCCGGGCAACAATTCTACTGGATCTTAAATAATGACGGTGATTTGGAATATTTAAACTGGTTGGTTTCACAGAAGAAAGAACATATCTACGAATTGCAGGCAAATGGACGGTTCAAACGCCAAATTGTTGAGAAGAAAAGCGTGTGGAAACGTGAAGTGTTGCGCGGCGAAATGGAGTCGTCTTTCGTTAATAGTCTGAAAAAATTAGGATTAGATAATCGTCAGATTTATCAATTATTTTCTGCTTTGCAATGGCAGGTAAGCCTCAAACAATTAAAGAAAGGTACGAAAATTTCCGTTTTGGTTTCCCGAGAATACTTGGAAGGCAAACTTACCGGCCAAGGAAACGTAGATGCTATTCATATTATAAGTGATGGTAAGAGTTATTACGCCATTCAAGCCAGCAACGGTCGTTATTACAATCGCCAAGGTGAAACCTTAGGCAAAGGCTTCTCACGTTACCCATTACAACGTCAGGCACGTATTTCCTCGCCATTTAACCCGCGTCGTCGCCATCCGATCACCGGTCGAATTGCGCCACATAAAGGAGTGGATTTTGCCATGCCGACAGGTACACCGGTGATTGCACCTGCAGATGGTACGGTAGAAAAAATCGCTTATCAGGCTTACGGTGCGGGGCGTTACATCGTGATTCGCCATTCTCGTGAATACCAAACCGTATATATGCACTTAAGTCGCCCATTGGTGAAAGTTGGTCAAACAGTGAAGAAAGGTGAGCGCATTGCGTTATCAGGCAATACCGGTGGTTCAACCGGGCCACACTTGCACTATGAATTCCACATTAACGGTCGCCCGGTTAACCCATTGACGGTGAAATTGCCGGGGGGCAGTAGCGGAATGGATACCGCTGAGCGTAAAGCCTTCCTCGTCAAAGCTAATGAAGCCGAACGATTGTTGAAATAA
- the znuC gene encoding zinc ABC transporter ATP-binding protein ZnuC, producing MQIHAIKLPLVELKNINVKYGQQVALSNINLTVYPNSIITIVGPNGGGKSTLLKVLLKLQQPTSGKVIYNKHIRIGYVPQKIHLDHNLPITVEKFLSLKKGIYQQDIQEAMTLLSITHLMHNSMQKLSGGEMQRVLLARAILNKPNLLVLDEPTQGVDMTGQAELYQLIHQTQKRLNCAILMVSHDLHIVMADTNEVLCINQHICCAGTPETVSNDPTFIHFFGDQFSKNIAVYTHHHNHRHDMHGDICNIEPKQPH from the coding sequence ATGCAAATTCATGCAATCAAATTGCCTTTAGTCGAATTAAAAAATATTAATGTTAAGTACGGTCAACAAGTCGCATTAAGCAACATTAATCTGACGGTTTATCCCAATTCCATCATTACCATTGTCGGTCCAAACGGCGGGGGCAAATCTACCTTATTAAAAGTATTGCTTAAATTACAACAACCCACTTCAGGCAAAGTAATTTATAACAAACACATTCGCATTGGTTATGTACCGCAGAAAATCCATTTGGATCACAATCTTCCCATCACTGTTGAGAAATTTTTATCCCTAAAAAAAGGCATCTATCAGCAAGATATTCAGGAAGCGATGACGCTATTGTCTATCACCCATTTAATGCATAACAGTATGCAAAAGCTCTCTGGTGGAGAAATGCAACGGGTGTTATTGGCACGGGCAATTTTAAATAAACCAAATTTATTGGTATTAGATGAGCCGACTCAAGGTGTAGATATGACTGGTCAGGCAGAACTCTACCAACTAATCCACCAAACCCAAAAGCGACTTAATTGCGCAATTTTAATGGTATCTCACGACTTACATATTGTGATGGCAGACACCAATGAAGTGCTTTGTATAAATCAGCATATTTGCTGTGCAGGCACACCGGAAACAGTGTCTAATGACCCGACGTTTATTCACTTTTTCGGCGACCAATTTTCTAAAAATATTGCGGTTTACACCCACCATCATAACCACCGTCACGATATGCACGGCGATATTTGTAACATAGAACCTAAACAACCACATTAA
- the znuB gene encoding zinc ABC transporter permease subunit ZnuB: MFDILFPAWLTGMILSLITAPLGAFVVWRKMAYFGDTLSHSALLGVALGIFLQINPYIAILILTLLLSIAMVWLENNTQFSVDTLLGIIAHSCLSIGVVTVGLLQNVRVDLMSYLFGDLLSINYEDLIYIGIGAVIVLATLFYFWKPLISTTISPELAQVEGINVKRMRFILMVLTALTIALSMKFVGALIITSLLIIPAAAAKRFARTPESMVIIASIISMIAVSMGLMLSAYYDTAAGPSVVICSTFLFLCSLLKKEQS, translated from the coding sequence ATGTTTGATATTCTTTTCCCTGCTTGGCTCACAGGCATGATACTTTCGCTCATCACCGCGCCTCTCGGTGCTTTTGTCGTTTGGCGTAAAATGGCTTACTTTGGCGATACGCTATCCCACTCCGCCCTACTTGGCGTGGCACTTGGTATTTTTCTGCAAATCAATCCTTATATCGCCATTCTCATACTCACACTATTGCTTTCCATCGCGATGGTTTGGTTGGAAAATAACACGCAATTTTCCGTCGATACGCTACTTGGCATCATCGCGCACAGCTGTCTTTCGATCGGCGTTGTTACGGTAGGTTTATTGCAAAATGTGCGGGTAGATTTAATGTCGTATTTATTCGGTGATTTACTTTCTATTAACTACGAAGATTTGATTTATATCGGCATTGGTGCCGTCATCGTACTTGCAACATTATTCTATTTTTGGAAACCGCTCATTTCTACTACTATCAGTCCCGAACTGGCGCAAGTGGAAGGCATTAACGTGAAAAGAATGCGGTTTATTTTGATGGTGTTAACGGCGTTAACCATTGCATTAAGTATGAAATTTGTCGGCGCATTAATTATTACCTCTTTGCTCATCATTCCTGCCGCAGCAGCCAAACGCTTTGCCCGCACACCGGAAAGCATGGTTATCATCGCCAGTATCATCAGCATGATCGCCGTTTCTATGGGCTTAATGCTATCCGCCTATTACGACACCGCCGCCGGCCCATCGGTAGTCATCTGTTCCACCTTCTTGTTTTTATGTTCTTTATTGAAAAAAGAACAAAGCTAA
- the metF gene encoding methylenetetrahydrofolate reductase has product MSYAKEIDNLNQHLANLNGKINVSFEFFPPKNEKMENLLWDSIHRLKVLNPKFVSVTYGANSGERDRTHSVVKNIKQQTGLEAAPHLTGIDATPDELREIAKDYWDSGIRRIVALRGDEPPGYSKKPFYAADLVELLRSVADFDISVAAYPEVHPEAKSAQADLINLKRKIDVGANHVITQFFFDIDSYLRFRDRCASIGIDAEIVPGILPVTNFKQLQKMASVTNVSIPAWMAKMYEGLDDDQTTRNLVAASIAIDMVRVLSREGVKDFHFYTLNRSELTYAICPILGIRPTL; this is encoded by the coding sequence ATGAGTTATGCAAAAGAAATTGATAATTTGAACCAGCACTTAGCCAATTTGAATGGCAAAATTAATGTTTCCTTTGAGTTTTTCCCACCGAAAAATGAAAAAATGGAAAATCTTTTGTGGGATTCCATTCATCGCTTAAAAGTATTAAACCCTAAATTTGTTTCTGTCACCTATGGCGCTAATTCCGGTGAGCGTGACCGTACACACAGCGTAGTGAAAAACATCAAACAACAAACCGGCCTAGAAGCTGCACCTCACTTAACAGGTATTGATGCTACTCCTGATGAACTGCGTGAAATTGCCAAAGATTATTGGGACAGCGGCATTCGTCGCATTGTGGCATTACGAGGAGACGAACCGCCCGGTTATAGCAAAAAGCCATTTTATGCTGCGGATTTAGTAGAATTACTACGTTCTGTAGCGGATTTTGATATTTCTGTTGCTGCCTACCCGGAAGTGCACCCGGAAGCCAAATCGGCACAAGCGGATTTAATCAATCTGAAACGCAAAATTGATGTCGGTGCCAACCATGTGATTACGCAATTCTTCTTTGATATTGACAGCTATTTACGTTTCCGCGATCGTTGCGCATCTATTGGTATTGATGCAGAAATCGTGCCGGGAATTTTACCGGTAACCAATTTCAAACAGTTACAAAAAATGGCGTCGGTAACCAATGTAAGTATTCCGGCGTGGATGGCTAAAATGTACGAAGGCTTAGATGACGACCAAACTACCCGTAACCTTGTAGCTGCCAGTATTGCCATAGATATGGTGCGTGTGTTGTCTCGCGAAGGTGTAAAAGACTTCCATTTCTATACACTAAATCGTAGTGAATTAACCTATGCCATTTGTCCTATCTTAGGCATTCGTCCGACATTGTAG
- the lptG gene encoding LPS export ABC transporter permease LptG, whose translation MNTLERYIGKSILGTIFATLLMLVGLSAIIKFVEQFRSVGKGTYDIWQAIAYTVLTMPKDVETFFPMAALLGALIALGNLASRSELVVMQSSGFSRMRIGLAVMKTTIPLVLLTMIIGEWGIPQIEQFARDMRSKAISGGSMLSVKNGIWAKDGNNFVYVRNISDDVELRDIYIYTFNEQRQLEKLKHANHATFNNGKWMLKQVNESTIQPDSVNTINRLNEEWQTNLTPDKLGVASLRPTSLSISGLSNYITFLKETGQDSKNFELTYWRKLFQPISVGVMMMLALSFIFGPLRSVTAGARILIGICFGFLFYVVNELFGKFSLVYNTTPLIGALMPSMLFLAITWWLLARKRS comes from the coding sequence ATGAATACATTAGAACGCTATATCGGTAAAAGCATTTTAGGTACGATTTTTGCTACTTTATTAATGTTGGTAGGCTTGTCTGCGATTATTAAATTTGTGGAGCAATTTCGTAGCGTAGGCAAGGGCACTTACGACATTTGGCAAGCGATTGCCTACACCGTATTGACGATGCCAAAAGATGTGGAAACGTTCTTCCCCATGGCAGCCTTATTGGGCGCATTAATCGCTTTAGGCAACCTTGCCAGCCGTAGTGAATTGGTCGTCATGCAATCTTCCGGTTTTTCCCGTATGCGAATCGGTCTTGCTGTGATGAAAACCACTATTCCGTTGGTATTATTGACGATGATTATTGGTGAGTGGGGTATTCCGCAAATTGAACAATTTGCTCGTGATATGCGTTCCAAAGCCATTTCCGGTGGCTCCATGTTATCGGTGAAAAATGGTATTTGGGCGAAAGATGGCAACAACTTCGTGTATGTTCGCAATATTTCCGATGACGTAGAATTACGTGATATTTATATTTACACCTTTAACGAACAACGCCAATTGGAAAAATTAAAACACGCTAATCATGCTACTTTTAATAATGGTAAATGGATGTTAAAACAAGTGAATGAATCCACAATCCAGCCTGATAGTGTCAACACTATCAACCGTTTAAATGAAGAATGGCAAACCAATTTAACTCCTGACAAACTGGGCGTGGCATCATTAAGACCAACATCGTTATCGATTTCCGGGTTGTCCAATTACATTACGTTCTTAAAAGAAACAGGGCAGGATTCAAAAAACTTTGAGCTAACCTACTGGCGTAAGTTATTCCAACCGATTTCTGTGGGCGTGATGATGATGTTAGCACTATCCTTTATTTTTGGTCCGTTGCGTAGCGTCACTGCCGGTGCACGGATTCTCATTGGGATTTGTTTTGGCTTCTTGTTTTATGTGGTGAACGAACTGTTCGGCAAATTCAGCTTGGTTTACAACACAACACCGTTAATCGGTGCGCTGATGCCGAGTATGTTATTCTTAGCGATTACTTGGTGGCTACTGGCGCGTAAGCGGAGTTAG
- the lptF gene encoding LPS export ABC transporter permease LptF: MILTRYLTKEVFKSQIAILFILLLIFFCQQLVRVLGSAANGQVPADLVFSLLGLGMPTMAQLMLPLCLFIAILLTLGRLYAESEITVMRACGIGQRILVKIVLILSLFTAAVAAYNALWLTPWAIHKQTEIVEEAKANPNMGALSAGQFMTANNSDFVLFIDNIQDNQINNVYVFQTQPKGQSKPSVIVAEKGELKALPNGDQILNLQNSDRFEGTAILPDFRITHFDEYQAYLGHKTVADDADEAGEMDIMQLWNANAPAMKTEFHWRLTLILAVPIMALLAVPLSRVNPRQGRFAKVLPALLLYLIYFLLQSSLKSAGGAGKLDASLFMPLVNIAFFALAIFLNSWNSAFMYRIRYSFGKEAKQG; this comes from the coding sequence GTGATTTTAACCAGATATTTAACGAAAGAAGTTTTTAAAAGCCAAATCGCGATTTTGTTCATTTTGCTGTTGATTTTTTTCTGTCAACAGTTGGTGCGCGTGTTGGGTTCTGCGGCGAATGGACAAGTGCCTGCCGATTTGGTGTTTTCCTTGCTCGGGCTGGGGATGCCAACCATGGCGCAATTGATGTTGCCGCTTTGTTTATTCATCGCTATTTTATTGACGCTCGGGCGGTTATATGCAGAAAGTGAAATTACCGTCATGCGCGCTTGCGGTATCGGTCAACGCATTTTAGTTAAAATCGTATTGATCCTTTCTTTATTTACTGCCGCCGTAGCTGCCTACAATGCGTTGTGGCTTACGCCCTGGGCAATTCACAAACAAACGGAAATTGTGGAAGAGGCTAAAGCTAATCCGAATATGGGGGCATTGTCCGCCGGTCAATTTATGACGGCGAATAACAGCGATTTTGTCTTATTCATTGATAATATTCAAGATAATCAAATCAATAACGTTTATGTATTCCAAACTCAGCCAAAAGGACAGAGCAAGCCTTCCGTGATTGTGGCGGAAAAGGGTGAATTAAAAGCCTTGCCGAACGGCGATCAGATCTTAAATTTGCAAAATAGTGATCGTTTTGAAGGCACGGCAATTTTACCTGATTTTCGCATTACGCATTTTGACGAATATCAAGCTTATTTAGGCCATAAAACCGTGGCGGACGATGCTGATGAAGCGGGTGAAATGGACATTATGCAATTATGGAATGCCAATGCGCCGGCGATGAAAACCGAGTTTCATTGGCGTTTAACCTTGATTCTAGCGGTGCCGATTATGGCATTGTTGGCGGTGCCGTTAAGTCGTGTGAATCCACGCCAAGGCCGCTTTGCCAAAGTGTTGCCGGCGTTGTTGTTATATTTGATTTATTTCCTGTTACAAAGCTCACTGAAGTCTGCCGGTGGCGCGGGCAAATTAGATGCTTCGTTGTTCATGCCGTTAGTGAATATCGCCTTTTTCGCCCTCGCTATTTTCTTGAATAGTTGGAATAGTGCGTTTATGTATCGCATTCGTTATTCCTTCGGCAAAGAGGCAAAACAAGGATAA
- a CDS encoding leucyl aminopeptidase codes for MKYSAQQVAINPSADCLIVGVFEDKTLSPSAVKINDVSQNYLSRLVESGEVSGKLGDTTLLRHLPNIAVERVLLVGCGKAGELNERQYKQLIQKTVQALKTTQTKSAVNFLTEISFNQRNIYWNIRFAIETFEQDLYQFTQFKNQKTSEKSTALCELIFNVDTDEQALAEQAIQHGCAIGLGVSHAKDVANCPPNVCNPAYLADKALSLAETSPLIKTTIVGEAEMEKLGMGAYLAVSRGTHNEAKLSIMEYRNHPNPNAKPIVLVGKGLTFDAGGISLKPAADMDEMKYDMCGAASVYGVMSALAQLQLPLNVIGVMAGCENLPDGNAYRPGDILTTMNGLTVEVLNTDAEGRLVLCDTLTYVERFDPEVVIDIATLTGACVVALGQHNSGLVSPHEDIATAIEQAAQQSADKAWRLPLSEEYQEQLKSNFADLANIGGRWGGAITAGAFLSNFTKKYPWAHLDIAGTAWLQGANKGATGRPVSLLVQFLLNQVK; via the coding sequence ATGAAGTACAGCGCGCAACAAGTCGCAATAAACCCATCTGCCGATTGCCTGATTGTAGGCGTTTTTGAAGATAAAACCCTGTCGCCAAGTGCGGTTAAAATTAACGACGTTTCGCAAAACTACCTCAGCCGATTAGTAGAAAGCGGCGAGGTCAGCGGAAAATTAGGCGATACCACATTATTACGTCATCTTCCAAACATTGCCGTTGAACGCGTGTTGCTTGTGGGTTGTGGCAAGGCGGGCGAACTGAACGAGCGCCAATATAAACAACTTATCCAAAAAACCGTACAAGCTCTAAAAACCACCCAAACCAAAAGTGCGGTCAATTTTTTAACCGAAATTTCCTTTAACCAACGTAATATTTATTGGAACATTCGCTTTGCTATTGAAACTTTCGAACAGGATTTGTATCAATTCACCCAATTCAAAAACCAAAAAACATCGGAAAAATCCACCGCACTTTGCGAACTGATTTTTAACGTTGATACCGATGAGCAGGCACTTGCCGAACAGGCGATCCAACACGGTTGCGCCATTGGTTTGGGCGTAAGCCATGCCAAAGATGTGGCAAATTGCCCGCCGAATGTGTGCAACCCTGCTTATCTGGCGGACAAAGCCTTGAGCTTAGCCGAAACCTCGCCGCTGATTAAAACCACCATTGTAGGTGAAGCGGAGATGGAAAAATTGGGTATGGGCGCCTATCTTGCGGTATCACGCGGTACGCACAATGAGGCCAAATTATCCATTATGGAATACCGCAATCACCCGAATCCAAACGCCAAACCGATTGTATTGGTGGGTAAAGGGTTAACCTTTGATGCCGGCGGTATTTCCCTCAAACCTGCGGCCGACATGGACGAAATGAAATACGACATGTGCGGTGCGGCTTCCGTTTATGGCGTGATGAGTGCCTTAGCACAATTACAACTGCCGTTAAACGTCATCGGCGTGATGGCGGGCTGTGAAAATCTCCCGGACGGCAACGCCTATCGCCCCGGTGACATTCTCACCACCATGAACGGCTTAACCGTGGAAGTCTTAAACACCGATGCGGAAGGCCGCTTGGTGCTGTGTGACACCCTAACTTACGTAGAACGTTTCGATCCTGAAGTAGTCATCGACATTGCCACGTTAACGGGCGCTTGCGTAGTGGCATTGGGTCAACATAACAGCGGTTTGGTTTCCCCCCATGAGGATATCGCGACTGCCATTGAACAGGCGGCTCAACAAAGCGCCGACAAGGCATGGCGTTTACCGTTAAGTGAAGAATATCAAGAACAGCTGAAATCCAACTTTGCCGATTTAGCCAATATCGGCGGACGTTGGGGCGGTGCTATCACTGCCGGAGCCTTCCTCTCCAATTTCACGAAGAAATACCCATGGGCGCACCTCGATATCGCCGGTACAGCCTGGTTACAAGGCGCTAATAAAGGCGCAACCGGCCGACCGGTGTCTTTGTTGGTTCAGTTCTTATTAAATCAAGTGAAATAA
- a CDS encoding L-cystine transporter — MLLIILAIFALALVFLGYLYKKTEKLGQTVFIGLLLGLGAGALLQSLAEQDLIISALDWINLVGSGYVRLLQMIVMPLVFVSILSAITRLNQASSLGKISFSVLSVLLITTAIAAFIGIIMVYVFGLTAEGLVAGERELAAQAKVLGRVDQVSNLTIPAMLLSFIPKNPFAELTGANPTSIISTVIFAAFLGVAALSLRKEDQALGERIAQGVETLNKLVSRLVRFVIRLTPYGVFALMIKIAATSKWTDILNLGTFIIASYVAIILMFIVHGVLLAFSGINPIDYFKKVMPTLAFAFSSRSSAATIPLNIETQTDKLGNTPAIANFSATFGATIGQNGCAGIYPAMLAVMIAPTVGVDPFSLSYIATLVLVVAISSFGIAGVGGGATFAAIVVLSTLNLPLELVGLLISIEPLIDMGRTALNVNGAMTARTLSSKWLKLKN; from the coding sequence ATGTTACTCATTATCTTAGCGATTTTTGCCTTAGCCTTGGTTTTCCTTGGTTATTTATACAAGAAAACGGAAAAATTAGGACAAACGGTTTTCATTGGTTTATTACTGGGCTTGGGTGCCGGCGCATTGTTGCAATCCCTTGCCGAGCAGGATTTGATCATATCCGCCCTAGATTGGATCAATCTTGTGGGTAGTGGCTATGTACGATTGTTACAAATGATTGTCATGCCGTTGGTATTTGTCTCTATTTTATCGGCGATTACCCGCTTAAATCAGGCAAGCTCCTTGGGCAAAATCAGCTTTAGCGTGCTCTCCGTGTTATTAATCACCACCGCGATTGCGGCCTTCATCGGCATTATCATGGTGTATGTGTTTGGTTTAACCGCTGAAGGCTTGGTAGCCGGCGAACGTGAATTAGCGGCACAAGCGAAAGTCTTGGGACGGGTGGATCAAGTAAGCAATCTAACAATTCCGGCCATGTTACTTTCCTTTATCCCGAAAAATCCGTTTGCGGAATTAACCGGCGCCAACCCAACGTCTATTATCAGCACGGTCATTTTTGCCGCGTTCCTCGGTGTGGCTGCATTGAGTTTACGCAAAGAAGATCAGGCATTGGGCGAACGCATTGCCCAAGGCGTGGAAACATTAAATAAATTGGTTTCCCGTTTGGTTCGCTTCGTCATTCGCTTAACGCCATACGGTGTGTTCGCATTAATGATTAAAATCGCAGCGACTTCAAAATGGACGGATATTTTGAATTTAGGCACGTTCATCATTGCCTCTTATGTCGCGATTATTTTGATGTTTATCGTGCACGGTGTGTTACTTGCCTTCTCCGGCATTAACCCGATCGACTATTTCAAGAAAGTGATGCCAACCCTAGCCTTCGCCTTTAGCTCCCGCTCAAGTGCGGCAACCATTCCGTTAAACATCGAAACCCAAACGGACAAACTCGGCAACACCCCGGCCATCGCCAACTTCTCCGCTACCTTCGGCGCGACCATCGGACAAAACGGTTGCGCAGGGATTTATCCGGCAATGCTCGCCGTGATGATCGCCCCAACCGTCGGCGTGGATCCGTTTAGCCTGAGCTACATCGCTACCTTGGTTCTTGTCGTTGCCATTTCCTCCTTCGGTATTGCCGGCGTAGGCGGTGGCGCAACCTTTGCGGCTATCGTGGTGCTATCCACCCTAAATTTACCGCTGGAACTTGTCGGCTTGCTCATCTCTATCGAACCGCTCATCGACATGGGGCGCACTGCTTTAAACGTCAACGGTGCCATGACAGCCAGAACCTTAAGCAGCAAGTGGTTAAAGCTAAAAAACTAA
- a CDS encoding lysozyme inhibitor LprI family protein, which yields MEKYKAELNKSFQELVKVDENKLVIDSFKKSQILWNKFIIEDCKFMNSPMSLTQGEGYIIVYYECLEGHYNVRIKQINKMVDDIK from the coding sequence ATTGAAAAATATAAGGCTGAGTTAAATAAATCATTTCAAGAGTTAGTTAAAGTAGATGAAAATAAGCTTGTGATAGATTCTTTTAAAAAATCTCAGATTTTATGGAACAAATTTATAATAGAAGACTGTAAGTTTATGAATTCTCCAATGTCCTTAACTCAAGGGGAAGGGTATATAATTGTTTACTATGAATGCTTAGAAGGGCATTATAATGTAAGAATAAAACAGATTAATAAGATGGTTGATGATATAAAATAA
- a CDS encoding type IV secretion protein Rhs: MVPLADVAKQTVKKKTDKTGKDYYNVQPYLYSLVQKNKDGGIYVDDSHLTHGLLFPGVNVFNQTENGLCIFKHGLHQYIDPKSDLTIEQKNELDPMFKSIMDELDLDKDKNAAVSFEAGKLKDLLLSPVQQGRLTGIVAKHDSEWKKTRAADFIRTCGTYRDNNKEDSASRIEKRVEDLSIKLEVDGFICDCST, translated from the coding sequence ATGGTGCCGTTAGCAGATGTGGCGAAACAGACCGTGAAAAAGAAAACGGATAAGACGGGTAAGGATTATTACAATGTACAGCCGTATCTTTATAGTTTGGTGCAGAAGAATAAAGATGGCGGAATTTACGTGGATGATAGTCATTTAACTCATGGCTTATTATTTCCGGGTGTGAATGTGTTTAACCAAACGGAGAATGGACTTTGTATATTCAAACATGGACTCCATCAATATATTGACCCGAAGAGTGATTTGACGATTGAGCAGAAAAATGAATTGGACCCGATGTTCAAATCGATTATGGATGAGTTGGATTTAGATAAGGATAAAAACGCTGCGGTCTCATTTGAAGCGGGTAAGCTGAAGGATTTATTATTAAGCCCGGTACAACAAGGAAGATTGACGGGGATAGTGGCTAAGCATGACAGCGAATGGAAGAAGACAAGGGCAGCGGATTTTATTCGGACATGTGGGACTTATCGGGATAACAATAAAGAAGACAGTGCTTCTAGAATCGAAAAACGGGTGGAAGACTTATCGATAAAGCTAGAAGTGGATGGATTTATTTGTGATTGCTCAACTTGA